Within Zonotrichia albicollis isolate bZonAlb1 chromosome 18, bZonAlb1.hap1, whole genome shotgun sequence, the genomic segment TTCTACTTAAGGGCAGCTTTAGGAGTCATCAAGTAGAGCTCCCATGTCTCATAAATGCACCATCTTTAACAGGGTGAATAACTCAAGGGGATACCTAGCAAGGGCTAATGGAGCTGCAAGatctgggttttttggttggttatCAGTGACTGCAGTTCCTGGAGTGCAGTTACAGCATTTACCTTGGGCTGTGAGCCAGGGTGggggcagggtttggggacactcCCAGGCTGGCCCTGGACAGGATGCTCAGGGCTGTTACCTGGAGATGCCCTGCTCTGGTTGGGGTCACCCTGCCATCCTTTGTGGCAGGGCAGAGATACAAAGATGTACTCCAGTGAGTCCTGCAACTCCTCTAAGATCAGTCTGGTTCTTACACTTTAATCTCCCCTCTCTGACCACAGTGAGGGAGGTGCAAAGCTTGGCAGacatttccttctcttccagATACAACATCCCAATAGGCCTGCATGCCAACCTCTCCGAGGGCTCCCCTGTGTGTGAGGTGCTCAAGACAAACTCTTCTCTGCTCAACCAGGATGGATTCTTCCATGGAAAAATGGGATTCAGAACAGCTCTATCAAAAGGTCTCCTGAAAATGTCAGAGGTAGGAGAAAGCCACATAGAGCTGTACAACTTGCCTTCCTGAAAAATCAGCCTGCATTTATCCCAGCACATAACAGCTGAGGGCCTTTCCCAGATCCCAGCTATGAGTCTGCTTAAAGATGAACCCTGCCTGTGCAGCTTGAGCTGGCTTTAGGTCCTGGGCCTCATTCTGCCAAAGGCTCTGCAGCCTTTAGAACCCATTCCTCCCTGATTCAGTGCCTGTATACACTGTTAACTATTTATCTGAGGAGGTAGAAGGGCGTTGGGACACGTAAAGGACCTAGAGATCAGTAAAGAGCAAATGACAGAAAAGTCTTAAGTAGGTACCAGGCCTTTCATCAGCTTGTGAGAAGTTTGGTTCTCTAGGGAGGTGGCTGGTTTTGCCCCATGAGCAAGGATAAACACGTTCAGTGATCAAAACTGCATccattttaaacagaaatttatATTTAGAATAATATTTAGAACATCCCCACCATTCCCATAAGCAGTACCACAAAGAGCCCCATGCCCAAGGGacacccagcagtgctgcacatCCCTGTACAAGCACAGCACACCCCAGAGCTGGGTCCTGACTCCTGCCCAGGGGGGTCCCAGCAGCCCCATCACTCCCCTGCTCTCAGCCTCTGCCAGGTCCTGCTCTGACCCTTTTCTGCTGCACAGGTGAAGCAGGAGCTCAAGGCCCAGGTGGAGCTGTTCCGTGAGCTGACAGGTCACCTACCTCCCCACATGGATGGGCACCAGCATGTCCATGTTCTCCCAGGTAAGGAGGAAATCTTCTCGTGCACCAAGCAGGTGAGAGTCAGCTCAGAGgggcctgccctgccccagctcccctaTGGGCAGTAAGCCCCACCCTGAGACacctgctggcagctgcagtTTGAATGCTCCCACCTGAGCCCACAGTCCTGCCCAGAGCCAAACTCTGCTTGGAGCCCTGGGCATTAATGACACAAAAGGCCAAGGTTACACCTCTTCCTCCAACAACAGTAATTCTCCTCAGCATCCCAATTCCATGTTCTCACCCACACTGAAGGAGGCAGACCAAAGCCAGCAGCAGACTGGCCAGTTTAAACTGGAATGCTGGAGATTGCAATAGCTGGTGGCTCCATTAGATGCTACAGAACTCCCTCCTGTCCATTGTGTTCCCACCCCAGTCCCTGCCTGCAGGTCTCAGCTTTAGAGATGAGCAAGGATCTTCTGTCCTTGTTTTGCAAATAAAGTCATTGTGGTACAGAGATGGAAAATGGAGTGAGAAAAGAATCCAGGTTTTCCCACTGCAGTACTGACTGCCTCCAGATAACATTGTTCTGGCTGTGCAAGCACTTGATGAAGAATTTGCTCCTGACAGTGCAGCCACCTCTGGTGCACTCACTGCAGACCAGAGTCACTCACTCAGTAGGGGGGCTGGACTAAAGGCTCAGtactgaaaggaagaaaggcaCCTGCAGGAGAAATTCAGGGAGAAATGTTTGCAGTATAGGAGGTGACTCCCTACAGATGAATTTCAGTAGAAGATAAACCAAatggaattttattttcttaaacacagaaaggaaggaagcCTCTGTGCTAACAGCTTGCAGGGGACACGAGAAGCTGCTTATCCAAGCCCTGACTGCATCTCTGGTTTTGCTTACAGAGGTCAGGAATGTGTTTGCAGAGGTGTTAGAGGAGTATGGGATTAAGTACACACGTGTCCCCATAGAGCCAGGCCTTCATAACTGTGACTGGATTCCACCATCCCTGATGGACTTTTACCTGGGAGTAGAAGAAGATTCTTTTAACACAGTGGATGTGTTTACAAAGCATGGAATAAGGTAAGACAGGTATTACTCATCCTTTTTTGTAGTAAAACATTAAGATTGTATCAGTTCCTGATAGCATCTTTCAAAAATGGAACACCatctttctctttcctctttgGACTTAGAGAAAGGTTCAGAAGGGGCACAGAAGTGCCAGAGGCACAAGGGCTTAGGAAGTTTTGTTTGAACAGAGATGAGTCACTTTCCACTTGAAAAGGAATGATTTTTTCAGGGTATGTTTCTCAGCCTTCCCAGTGAAGTTCCATCAGCCTGGCATCTGGAATGCCAGGAGAAATGCTGCATCAATGCTGGAATTTTAAAAGTATTATCTAAGGAAAGCATTTAAGAACTAAATTTTCATCTTCCTGTTGTAGTAGAGAAAGGTTTTTAAGTAGTAGGAATGAGACTAAGTAGAAGCAGGTATTTGTTAAGGGGAAGCAATGAGCTCTGAGAGCTGGCAGTACCACAGCAGGTGATCAGTGCTGTGAGCAAACAGCCTTGTcagtgccctgcagctcaggggcCAAACCCTGAAAGCTCAGCCCTTCCCCCAATAAAATGCTTCTCTTAAAAGCTTAGACTGTTTTATGGGTTAAAGGCCTTTCACTAGAGACCCTTGCAGTCACCTGTCCTTTGGGGCAGATGTCGTTACTTCCTCAGTCCACTGGAAACATCttctgggattttattttttgtgtcaGTGGTTCTGAACACCAGCAGCAGGCTGGTATTTCTCCCTTCTCAAGAACAGCTGAGCTGGGCTTTTCTGTGATCATTCAGGTAAACATTCCAGCCTTGATTTcttctgaaaacattttcattcTGCCCTCACATGCAGttgctcagctctcctggactCATCCAGGCCACACTTAGAACTGACATTTGCAGCCAGACTTGAACAAAGAATTGTGTGAAGTTAAGCAGCAGCGTGTAGGTGGTGTCCTCTAGGAGTAACATTTTGTCCAGTTATTATGGCTCTTTGATATATTCTGGCAGGAGGCTTCTTTAGCTGGGTGGTTGCCATTTTATTTCAGTCACTTTTGTTTCTACTTAGCTGAGGGTTATTATTCaagattaatttattttgatAGTGTGGCATTTCTCAGTTCAGCATTGCTCTTTGTTTTTGGGACAATAAAATGCACCTGAAAGCTCACAGATGCCAAACacagcactggggctgtgctgggccttGCTGTCCCTGCAGAACTGCTGCTTGAAATAGGATCCTGGTTTCAACAAGGAAAAGTTCTGGTTTTACTTTTGTTTATAGttaaaagtttttttaaacttcttcCAATTTTATATCTTAAATTTTAGGTAGATTTTGATTCCTAATCCACTGGACGTAACACAATTGTCTCCCTGCCTCTTTAGCACTAACAGCAGTGTTccctcctctggctgcaggtGGGCAGACATTTACATAGGCCTGAGCACCATGGGCAGGAACATGTCTGTCAGCAGCATCCAGAGTGCCATCGACAGCGCCGTCCTGCAGCGCCCGCCCCGGGCAGCCCAGAGCGGCACCGTCACCGTCGAGCTGATGGTGCACCCCGGGTACCCCAGCGTCCCTCCTGTtgggggctgtggggaaggACCAGATGATTTCTCACAGTCCTGGGAACGCCTCCATGAACTCCAGACATTAATTaagccagagctgcagagccatTACAAAAGCAGGAACATTCAGCTGTGTTCATTCAAAGATCTTTAAATAAATGAGCagacatccatccatccatccatcctacACCCATCCTCTGAAGACAGGCAGTTTCTAATGTCTAGAGAAGCCAGATCACTGTTATCAGTGTCACAGTCCCTGGTACAGCtcacaggagctgtgaacaGCCTGGCAATGGACACCACCccccgtgagcagctccaggcagtaccccagagccccagctgccagttTTAAGGCCACAACCTCTGCTCAAAGTGTGCCAAACTCCTTCTGTGACACCCCTGCACAGTGCCCCAGTGCAGCACAGGctcccagggctcagctcctgccagcaaAGGAGCAGCACGGGGGCAGACTtggctgtgacactgcagcacagccccctgAGAGGTCTGATTACTTCTTTCAGACTTGATGGCAAAACAAGAACCCTGCTGGGGAGTGGGTGCTGCTTTGGCTCACCCACTCAGTGCAGGTCACCCACAGGAGGCCTGGCCACCTTCAGCATTTGGCTTTCTGAGAGCAGCCAGTCCCTGCCCCGCCTCGTAGCTGCTCACTGATGGcgaggggtgcagggacacCCTCAGAGCCTTCCTCTGCCCGGAGCACTCGGCTCACTCTCATGGCCCTGTGGGGTCTGCAGCCGCTCAGCTGCAGGATTTGTGTCTGCCTGCTCTCGTTGCCTCTTGGTGTTAAGCCCCCCCAGGAAAGTAACATCAGCTGTAGCCCTTTTGGAGAGGCTTCTTATTTTTTGGATGACTTTGCAGGAGCAGCAACTGTTGACCCATCTGCTATTTCAGTAACTgctgtgtgtgagagcagcagcaACTGGTCCTGCACCACCCACTGCCCCTCAGGACAGCCATGAGCTGTGCCAGCCACGAGCATGGCTGTGGCTCAGAAGGTCCCTGTATTTGTCCCTTTTGTTCCTGTCACCAGAGCATTCAAACTCCAGCAAGCCCCAGTAGAGCTGGTATGTTCTTAACTGCAGCCCTGTTGTTCCTGTAAGGACTTTCACGTGGGGAAATATTCTTTGCACAAGAGTGATCTATTTAACATAATTGGTTTTGTTAaccatattttttaatataaaaattattagtATCATCATTattcttttaaatgaaaaataaactgaGATATTTTCTATTGCAAAGCTTCAGGAGGCTTTTGGGTTTAATTACATGTGGTGAGTGAACTAAGCACTCACCTGTCTGCTCCCACACCGCTGGAAGGGCTCCCTTTCTGTCATTAGTGGGAACTGTCTGACCTTTCCTGTAACACGTGAAGAAGTTTTTGTCCTGTACAAGTGGAAAAACATCAAGGATGcgggagaaaatatttttcccgaTTCTTTCCTGTATCATAGAAATGCCTTAGACGTCTGAGGCGGGGCCGGGTGAGAGCAGGGCCGGCGTTACCCTGGCGATGCTGCCGGGGCACCGGGACAGCCccgcgcccgcagcgcccgcccctgccagcgcccccccgcgccccccgggCCGCACTGCAGCCGCTGCCGGAGCGCGGGGCTCCGCCGGGTACGGAACTGTCACCGCGTCCTCATGGACACTTCTAAACCTTTTTATAAACATTGCAACTGCCTCACGTTCTAAGCGCTGGCTTGGCTCCGATCGCACCCATCAGGACGCTGCACACCTGTGGGATTCTGCATGCACTTCCTCGCAGCTGAGCACTGGAGACTTGAGGGCAGCCTTTACCCGAGCACCGTACTGTGAAAAACAGATTTTGtaaattcattatttttaaatgaagagCCTTAAACCCCCAATTTACGTTTAATTAGTAAAATGAATAATGAAGTACTAAAAGACTATTCAGTAGGGAACCTTTCAATTGCATATAATATAGGGAGATAAGGAAAATTCTCAGTAGTTCTGTGAAAGCTTTAAAGACAACCCAAGTTGAAATTAAACCACTACTACAAGCCCAGTTAATTCCCAAACCTCTGTGAAAATAAAACCATGCCACAAAGCCTTTGAGAGCAATTTTTATTAGGGTAGCAGAATGGACTTGCAGAAAGCCTATACCAGTACTCCTGGGTGTAGTTTCACCAGTGCGCTGCTTTCATTGTGGATGCTCAACTGCACGTTTAAAATTCAGCATGGCTTAGGGAACCAGAGAGAACAAGAGCTTGATTTCCTGAGTTATCCTAGGACTTCGCACTTGGATTTCTCCTCCTCAGCCTTCAGCCACACAGGTGCCGGATCCCTTTGTTCAGAGGCTGCCCCAGACACGCGCCAGCACTTTGTTTACACAGTTTAGCAATTGGACTATGAAGAACACACCAAGAGAACTGATAGCGAGATCTGTCTTCGTGTGAGCTCTGCAGCCGGAGGGGAGCGGCTGGCGCGGCTCAGCCGCAGCTCCCGCGGCCCTTCCGTCCCTTCCCGCGGCATCCGGTCACAGCCAGGCAGAGGCGCAGTCTTTGACCTGAGAGGCTTTACAACCACAGAGTAACTATTGAGTAGCAACGAGGGCAGCAAACTAGTGCTACAGTTttgtttcaaataaaatttagaGGATGGTAAGTTTCCATGCCAACAGACATGATCAAAGGTACAGTGACTCGGGTGATGCAGAAGTTACACACTTCAGTTTGACAGATAATTTGGCATTATTTTATTATGAATCTGAGTGAGCGTGAACGAAACAAAATCAGTACCAACTTTCTGCAAATGAAGACACAAAGATGTGAAAATTTGGTAATAGTGCTCTCACAAGCCTGAAAACACTTAGGAAATGCAAGTTTCCGTAAATAAGGTGAATGTGGTTTAACTTTATTTACCTGCCAAAGAATCTGTCTAAGAACACTTAAACATAAAATTTCTTAGCTCCCTAACTCATAAAAAAATTTACTTTCAACAGAGGTGAGGTACTGGGCTGTCATTGTTTACACTAAATTGGAAATGAAAGCCAGAGGAGAGGGACGAATAAGGAAATAGCAAATACACAAGACATTAAAACCAAGAGAGATCTACTGCTTGACACACTAGTTCTGAAAGGTTGCAAAGGCAGAGGCTGTATTAAAACTGAATTTAGGAGTATAGGCAACCACCTAGGTGTCAGGGTTATTTCAACTCAGCTTCCTGCACATCAAAATGATATGTGCTCCTAGATACTGATGGATTTCTGGAAATAATCCATTCACTCAGtagcagagcccagctgcagAAGGGGAGACAGCAGGTTGACTGTGTGGCAGTTTGACTGTGGAGCTAGGAtcaggctctgggctggggaggaaaggcagcagaagcagcagagacGGGCAAAGGATGCTCAGCTCTGAAGGGAaagctccctgcccttccctcagcATGCGCAGGAGCgccccagggcagccacaggccagccctgcctggcaaagctgatggacagacagacactgagcactcactgcagccctgcctggcaaagctgatggacagacagacactgaGCACTCACTGCAGCCCCTGCAAAGCTGATGGACAGACTGACACTGAGCactcactgcagccctgcctggcaaagctgatggacagacagacactgagcactcactgcagccctgcctggcaaagctgatggacagacagacactgagcactcactgcagccctgcctggcaaagctgatggacagacagacactgagcactcactgcagccctgcctggcaaagctgatggacagacagacactgagcactcactgcagctctgcctggcaaAGCTGATGGACAGACTGACACTGAGCactcactgcagccctgcccctgtgctgaacacagcagcagcagcagcagcagccaagcaCACTCTGCCCCGCCTCAGTGCTCAGGCCTGGCCTGgcagccgtgctggggctgggaacagctccaGGGCCCTCCCACAAACACAGATGCTCCTGACGCATTCTGAGGGAAAACGTTCAgagaggacagcagtgctgtCAGATTTAGTTCTTGAATTCAAAATTAACGTTTCCAAAATAATGATTTTAAATTCAAAAGAGGGTTTGTCACTTTGGTACCTCTTGGTCCCCGATTTCTGGAACTCTCCTGGATTGGTTGCAATGTTGTTCTGTGCATGTTTCCCACTACTCTGCATAGGTTTTAAAGATAGAAGTGAAGGAAGTTTGCAATCACATTCTACTACTTGTTTGctacaggttttttttccaaagttttCCAAGAGCAGAACTTAAGCCATATTCTAATTCAATGATGCACACAAAAACTTGGGTTTCCCCGTTTAATAGACATTGGCCAGATTTACATCAGACCCAGACATTATTTCTGATTGGTTTTGTGGGTTGGAATTTGTTTATTATGTTACAAACTGAAGTTCGGGGGAACTTGCAACAAGTCCCACAAAGCACAGTGCAACatttagaaagaaaagtaaATGAAACTGCCAAACACTCAATCATTTTCTGCTGGAACTGGGATATTTTTCCTAAAACATCACTTTGAGGAAGGGATTAAAATTCAATGAATGAACTCAAGATAGTGGGAACTgcaaggaaaaataagaaatgaCAGCCACAACCTTTTCAATTTAAGGGCAGAATATAAGTCTAAGATATTTTTGATAAATTctgacaagaaaaagaaaacagcataCTTTAAAGTATATTGAAGCAGTGATTTTTAAACAAAGAAAGCAGAACTAGAACATCTTAAATTTTAATCCTTTCTTTACAGGTTACCTAGCCCACTTTTGATTAAGAAAACGGTAGAAAGTTAGTAACAGCCACAAGTTCACACCGAAAGGTGGCACTTGTCAATTTTCCATAGAGTCCTGCTTTACGGGGTGTCTCAAATGCACTGCTCCGATCTTCTATCATAGGTTGCTGACAGCACTTGTGTCAGATTTTAGTCCACTGGTCGCTTTTCACCATATTTCTTTGTAAACTCTTCAGCGTTCTTACAGAATTTTTTACGGTCCTTAGAGTATTCTTCAGCTAGGTCAGCCCGGAGGGGGTGCTCGGGCTGTGGATCATTCACCAGTGCTATGAGGGACTGGATTACTGTCAAAAGAAGTATAAACACCGTCAGACACTTAGATGGGtaatttttcaaaatcaaaATGTAAGCAAAATTCCCCTGCAAGGAAAGAGCTTTAACTGCATTTCAATACATCCCCATAAATCTCGGGCCTTTTCAAGCGCAGGGCGTGAGTAAGCTGCAGTGATATGCCAAGATTTAGCTCAATGACCATGAATGAACACCAGAAAATCGTATTTGTAAACAAAATCAACATGAATAGAGACCGAAGTGCACTACAAATCATTTCCCATGTAATTGGCATCCCAGCTAAAATCCTCTCCTATGGCTGAGAACGAATGGAGTCCTCGGACAGGTTCCCTGAAGGGATTTGGTGAAGATGGAATTTGCACCACGAAGCATTTCCAACACCTgtcacagggacacagctgtgcccaccccTCTTCTGGAAACCCTTTTTTCCAGCTTTATTTCCCTGGGATTCTTACATCTATGGAAAGCAGGCATGTCTTCCCTTCACTCTCAACTTCCCAAGGCAGCCACCAGTAGAGGTGTACTGGGCAAACCACGGGGTGAGAGTGGCAAGGTGCTCACAGCAACGTCACCAACGTCCCTGGCACCTTCCAAAGAAAAGTCCCTCTTCAGGAAGTGGGAGTGCACCTGACATTTACACAGTGAACCTCACACCCCACAGTGCATTCACTGCCACATTTTTCTCTGGGCAGGAATGCAAGTTCATACAATGCTGGTCACTCCAGCAGATGCTGGAACACCAGAGTGGCTTTGTTTGGGGCACTGATCCTCAAAACAAATACTCAAAGCCATGCTCAAACCCAACATTTGTCTCTAAACTGCTAAACAAAAGCATTTCTTACCACAAATCCAAATTTAAACTGCAACCAACTATCTACGGAATGCAGAATTGATACCAGCTTCCTTCACAGTAACTCACCAGTCCTGCCTTACAACAACTGCCACCACATTGCTGAAAAGAGCAGAAACACCGAGGGGCAATCCCTTCTCACTGAGCAAAGCATGCAGAAACACTACAGAGAAAATGTGTGTTCAATAACCTTAAAAACAGTAACAAGCCAGAAAAAACAGGCCTGGCAGAACAGGAGCTGCCTCAATAGCCACAGAGTTTGAAACTATCCTGCCATGAACAGTTGTTTTTAATATTGAGCATAAATTAACAAAAAGTGCAGCAGTAAGATGCACATTTAGTATGCAAAAGGTAAGTTAGTGATTTATGATGAAATTGCTTCACTTTTTTGACACCTGTGTGAGCAAAACCAATGACTCTGATGCTGTATTAATGATGTCACATTATTTCATTGAGAAAAGCTAGGAGtgatttttcagtgaaaaagcAATCTGAAGGAAAAGGAATAGACATTTAAGCAGGGTTTAGTAACACAGGTTCATACAACCATATAGTAACAACAGATGTTGACATTAAAACAACTTGAAGAAAGAGTTAAGacaaacaaacacaacacaGCAGACCATGAGAGATCTGCACTATTTTGATAGCCAGGATTGGTTCCAAATTCTGATTTTAGCACAGCTTTTATTCAGTCTCTCAGATAACTCTCTCTCAGGGAGTTGCTAATTCTCAGGGAGACACTGAGATGCATGCAAACAATCATTTCAGCAGTTCCAGCTAATGACAGCTTGTTTTTCAAGCTGGGTAGAGACATGTAAGTCCTTTAGTTAAATAGCAAAGGCTGACAGCACCAGGACAGCTGCTCAGGTGTGGGACAGAACAGAAACCTTCCACATGCTCTTTCCATCTCCTCTCTCCTGAGGGCCTTTGTCCTGTAAAATCAGGGATAAAGCTACAACAGATCTAAGCTCTCAGCAGTCCCATTTCACAGGCTCTctctgctgccacctccatATTCACCAACATGCAGCTGCTTCACCTCTTCTAAAACAACTGCAATTTTCCTGTTTTGTCTTTGGGCAAGATCACAAAACCAGAAGTACCTTCTTTAGCACACAGggataaacagaaaaaaatatctcaaGTACAGCATTGTTTCCTATCAGGAACACAGATCATGTGAAAATAACCTTTAAGAAGAGCCTGGAAGGGGAAAGTATTTTCTCTTATGGAACAAGATACTTCAGTGTCACTGGAGCTCTAGCACTGCCCTAAACTGCTACTCATTTGAATTAATACACtttaaaaataagcattttttACAAGGATGTTTGCTTTCTATATGTATAATAATAAAAGCTTAATACCCAACTAATCATCACCTCCCAGACAACACAAAGTTCTCACCCCAACACCTGAGGCAAGCAACAACAGGAAAAGCCTTACTTATATTACACTTAAGCCTGCCACAGAACTTGACAAAACTTTTCCCCTTACAATATTTAGATTCTTATCAAAGACACTCTACACAGCAAGTCTGACAGCAATGATCTTTTAAGAACTACAAGTTAATCTGTAGTATCTTCTCAGATTTTGTTTATGACTCCCATGGTATTTCAAGCCATATGTTCAAATCACTGAACCACATGGCACATTATAAAATATACAGAACCTTGAGGTTTTAGACCTTGCCTTTCAAACATCCAGGAATTTACTGAACAGCTTTGGATTCTGAAGTCactgtttaaaaagaaacacagcatAACCTCCACACAAACCACCAGCAAAATTTTAAAGTATGCTGAGGACACTTCCTTAATGAACTCCTTAGTCATGAAGAGTTTTGTGGTTTCCTGGAGGTGGAAATGCCACTTCAGTGCCAGTACCTCCCATTCCAGTAACAAAATGAGGTTCCACAAGTTGAACTCTGCACTCAACACATGATTCATGACACAAACCTTACAATGAATATCCCTCAGAGCACTGGGAAACTGACAAGTGAAACATTATTCGCTTTAAATCCAAACACTACAAACTTTCTGAATACCCAGTTCTTTCTCCACACGGAGTCCTACCTTGGTCAGTTTTGGTTGCTGGCTTCCAGTTTTCAGCACTAATTACTGGCAGACAAACCTGCCCCTTTTCATCGATGTTAGGGTGATAGATCTTTGTTTTAAATGTAATCTTAGGAGGTTTGAATGGATATTCTGCTGGGAAGTTGATTTCAATTCTGAAGGCTCCTTTATCATATGGAGGATTGTCCTGCAACAAGAAGGCAGAATGTCAGAATGTGGCACATGCTGATGGACCCAAGTGAAAAGCAGCATCCACAGACTTGGAATTCATTGATCTCTTCAATGACCTCTTTGAAAGGCATTTTCTACCAACACTACTCCAGGTTTATGTGTCAGGAAATATCAAAACCCATGTGACAGGCAATACAAGCCACACGTTTGCATCCACCCTGGAAAAAGCAGGTTGCCATTGTCCCACATTTCTGACATTTCCATGGGTAAGAAAGAATCCAGCTCCATTTACATCCAACCCAAGGCCCTCTCTACTAAGTAGTTTTATGTTTCAAAAAACATAGCAAAGCCTTACAAGACACAAACAGCAAACCTGACAAGGGAAGTGGGTTTCTGAACAGTTACTTTGTGTGTCTCACAACATGGTGGCATGAACAGCAACGCAATTTGGTTTGTCAGATCTCTCTGAATGTTTCGAGATTGTTTTTGTGCTGACTACACAAAAATCTGCTGAGCATTCATTGGTACTAAAGATAGATATTCACTGTGTTTGCTGATGAGAACATTCTGAATTTGTATGCAGTTTTAGCACCCACTCTTATCAGATCAGTTTTGAAGGAGCAGGATGAGAGAACCGTGAAGTGAGCAAAGCAGTTCTTCATGCTCAAACAGCAAAAACAATGCCCAGAATTTCACTAAGAAAAACCTGTTAGACTATTGATACTGATGCTTCAAATACTGCACAAGAGAGgcagaacaaaaataaacactGCTACATTTAAAGCCTATGAAAATCCCATTCTGCACTGAAAACAGTAACTATGGAATGAAGCCTTTCCAAACACTCTGAGAACAAGAATCAAAGGATGAGAGTTTCCAGTTGGTGTAAAGCATAATCACACACATTCTTCATTAGCAACCAGACCCTTCCCTGCAATCAATTCCACTCCAGAATTTATCAATACTTAGGGGTGAGGAGTGttctattaaaatatttgtcaacagaaaacatttcattttaggCTCATCCATGTGAAGAATTTGGTTGTGTGTCTGTAAGAAATACAGCACAGTTTCTGCCAGGGGGAGAGGCAACTACAGTGGCTTTAAAATCACTTTTTACCCAAGCAATCCTAAGCTTTGGAAGTGGAACCAATAACTTGTGGTGGTGGTGACAGCTAAGGCAGTCACTGCCCTCTTCCCCCACAGCTCAATTGTTTCCTCATCATGTGCTGTAATTTGTGAGCATGTTCAGTGAACTGACAcaagaagtgacctgccttaaAAACATCCATTTTCTTCACTGTGCCTCTTACATGAACAAGGAGCCTGGGCTACAGCCTTGTTTTGATGTTGAAATCAAACAAATAGTGTGCCTTGGCCACCCACAGGACACAAACTACTTCATTCCACAATTTAGAACAGGAAAAGAAGTTGACCAGCTATCTTCAATTTGCTTCTCAATTGAGTGAACACCCTTAAAAACTAACACTTGTTCTGAAGAGCAAAACGTGTTACAAACAAGAGCTTTTAAAGC encodes:
- the YDJC gene encoding carbohydrate deacetylase yields the protein MLQVKLIITGDDFGYCPRRNQGIVDCFLAGAVSNVSLLVNGSAAADAAKLARRYNIPIGLHANLSEGSPVCEVLKTNSSLLNQDGFFHGKMGFRTALSKGLLKMSEVKQELKAQVELFRELTGHLPPHMDGHQHVHVLPEVRNVFAEVLEEYGIKYTRVPIEPGLHNCDWIPPSLMDFYLGVEEDSFNTVDVFTKHGIRWADIYIGLSTMGRNMSVSSIQSAIDSAVLQRPPRAAQSGTVTVELMVHPGYPSVPPVGGCGEGPDDFSQSWERLHELQTLIKPELQSHYKSRNIQLCSFKDL
- the UBE2L3 gene encoding ubiquitin-conjugating enzyme E2 L3, which translates into the protein MAASRRLMKELEEIRKCGMKNFRNIQVDEANLLTWQGLIVPDNPPYDKGAFRIEINFPAEYPFKPPKITFKTKIYHPNIDEKGQVCLPVISAENWKPATKTDQVIQSLIALVNDPQPEHPLRADLAEEYSKDRKKFCKNAEEFTKKYGEKRPVD